A part of Balneola sp. genomic DNA contains:
- a CDS encoding LacI family transcriptional regulator — translation MTVSRALNNSDKINAGTKELVLKKAEELGYIPNQIAKSLQTKKTYTIGVVIPEIQHVFFSAVISGIESVVYDNNYHLFLTNSSESFEREKDVIETLKSRRVDGLLISRSEDSDDEGYYKKLIDTGTQIVFFDRCVENIGASCICVNDYSSSFQATEHLINNGYKKIAHLAGPPNLNISSERLRGYKDALERNDLLFDDSLVVISGFKESGGYKAMNELMSNSAHLPEAIVAVNDPAAFGAIKFINESGYRIPDDIAIVGFSDDIRSELLPVPLTTVKQPAYEMGERAARKLISTIENKSESIENIYMSTELIIRASSGTARSI, via the coding sequence ATGACCGTTTCAAGGGCACTGAATAACAGCGATAAAATAAATGCAGGTACCAAAGAGCTGGTTCTTAAGAAAGCCGAAGAGTTAGGATATATACCAAACCAAATTGCTAAAAGCCTACAAACCAAAAAAACCTATACGATAGGGGTAGTAATTCCTGAAATACAGCATGTCTTTTTTTCGGCTGTTATTAGCGGGATTGAATCAGTTGTTTATGATAATAACTACCATCTATTTTTAACAAACTCCTCTGAAAGTTTCGAACGTGAGAAGGATGTAATTGAAACGTTGAAATCAAGGAGAGTAGATGGATTGCTAATCTCACGCTCTGAAGACTCTGATGATGAAGGTTACTATAAGAAATTAATTGATACAGGAACACAGATTGTATTTTTTGATCGTTGTGTTGAAAATATAGGAGCAAGCTGTATATGTGTGAATGACTATTCCAGTTCGTTCCAGGCAACAGAGCATTTAATTAATAATGGGTATAAAAAAATTGCTCATTTAGCTGGTCCACCAAACTTAAATATTAGTTCCGAGCGGCTTAGAGGATATAAAGATGCTTTAGAAAGGAATGATCTCTTATTTGATGATTCATTAGTAGTTATAAGTGGCTTTAAGGAAAGCGGGGGCTATAAAGCGATGAATGAGTTAATGAGCAATTCAGCCCACCTTCCGGAAGCAATTGTTGCCGTAAACGATCCGGCAGCTTTTGGTGCAATCAAATTTATTAATGAAAGCGGGTACCGAATACCAGATGACATCGCAATTGTCGGATTCAGTGACGACATACGTTCCGAGTTGCTTCCTGTACCACTAACAACAGTTAAGCAACCCGCCTACGAAATGGGGGAACGGGCGGCAAGAAAGCTAATCTCTACTATAGAAAATAAATCAGAGTCTATAGAAAATATATACATGAGTACGGAACTGATCATTCGTGCTTCTAGCGGAACTGCCAGATCTATATAG